A region from the Muribaculum gordoncarteri genome encodes:
- a CDS encoding glycoside hydrolase family 97 protein, with the protein MNRLYPILIALVSMQCINAKEVLSSPDGNTVVTFDLNANQQPVYSMTYKGEVIVAPSTMGFELKNAAPLTTGFTVDKVDRASSDTTWTPVWGENDKIRDNNNSMTVDMTQHIDGESRKMNIVFRAYNDGIGFRYVFPEQASLKHFTIKDEKTDMAMGGDYTAWWIPGDYDTQEYEYIKSRLSEIRAHSEDNHMGNVSQSIFSPTGVQTSIMLKSDSGTYINIHEAALVDYPAMHLNLDEATLTFTSWLTPDRNGDKGVINTPFSTPWRVIMVSDKATDILASDIIYNLNEPCALDDTSWIKPVKYMGVWWEMITGKSSWAYCNAENFDLATFDYSKAKPNGHHGANNENVRRYIDFAADNGMDQLLIEGWNIGWEDWLGKEKDFVFDFVTPYPDFDIAALNDYAHSKGIKLMMHHETSGSIPNYERHLDKAYDLMNKYGYNSVKSGYVGNILPKGETHYSQSSVNHYLNAVKKAADKHIMVNAHEAVRPTGLARTYPNLIGNESAMGTEYRNMSPGHVTILPFTRLKGGPMDFTPGIFRMDIGSFVPGSKEHKRATVANQLALYVTMYSPLQMAADLPEHYAEKMDAFQFIKDVPVNWSESRYLDAEPGEFIIAARKDKNSANWFVGGVTNEQPRTVDLKLDFLTPGKQYKATIYADAPDADCVTNPEAYVITSRTVTSSDILPIKMASGGGFAISLIEQ; encoded by the coding sequence ATGAACCGATTATACCCGATTCTTATTGCCTTGGTCTCGATGCAGTGCATAAATGCCAAGGAAGTATTGTCATCGCCCGATGGAAACACAGTTGTGACATTTGACCTTAACGCCAATCAGCAGCCCGTCTACTCAATGACCTACAAGGGAGAGGTGATTGTGGCTCCCTCGACAATGGGATTTGAACTTAAGAACGCCGCACCGTTGACTACCGGATTCACAGTCGACAAGGTCGATCGCGCGTCAAGCGACACGACATGGACTCCCGTGTGGGGCGAGAACGACAAGATTCGCGACAACAACAACTCGATGACCGTCGACATGACGCAGCACATCGACGGCGAGTCACGCAAAATGAACATAGTGTTCCGTGCCTACAACGACGGCATCGGATTCCGTTACGTATTCCCCGAGCAGGCTTCGCTGAAGCATTTCACCATCAAGGACGAGAAAACCGACATGGCCATGGGTGGCGACTACACAGCATGGTGGATTCCCGGCGACTACGACACTCAGGAATATGAATACATAAAATCACGACTTAGCGAAATTCGCGCCCACTCCGAGGACAACCACATGGGCAACGTGTCGCAGTCGATATTCTCTCCTACCGGCGTGCAGACATCGATCATGCTCAAGAGCGACTCGGGAACCTACATCAACATCCACGAGGCAGCTCTTGTCGACTATCCCGCAATGCACCTCAACCTCGACGAAGCAACCCTAACGTTCACTTCATGGCTTACTCCTGACCGTAACGGCGACAAGGGTGTAATCAACACTCCGTTCAGCACTCCGTGGCGCGTAATCATGGTGTCGGACAAAGCTACCGACATCCTTGCCTCCGACATCATTTACAACCTCAACGAGCCCTGCGCTCTCGACGACACATCGTGGATAAAGCCCGTAAAATACATGGGAGTGTGGTGGGAGATGATCACCGGCAAGAGCTCGTGGGCCTACTGTAACGCCGAAAACTTCGATCTCGCGACATTTGACTACTCAAAGGCGAAGCCCAACGGACATCACGGTGCCAACAACGAGAATGTAAGACGATACATCGATTTTGCAGCCGACAACGGCATGGACCAGCTCCTCATCGAGGGTTGGAACATAGGTTGGGAGGACTGGCTCGGAAAGGAGAAGGACTTCGTGTTTGACTTCGTGACCCCCTACCCCGACTTCGACATAGCCGCCCTCAACGACTACGCCCACTCCAAGGGCATAAAGCTGATGATGCACCACGAAACCTCAGGCTCCATCCCCAACTACGAGCGTCACCTCGACAAAGCCTACGACCTCATGAACAAGTATGGCTACAACTCGGTGAAGAGCGGATATGTGGGCAACATACTTCCGAAGGGTGAAACTCACTACAGCCAGTCGTCGGTCAACCACTACCTCAACGCCGTGAAGAAAGCGGCCGACAAGCACATCATGGTCAACGCTCACGAGGCCGTGCGCCCCACCGGACTTGCCCGCACATATCCCAACCTCATAGGCAATGAAAGCGCAATGGGCACCGAGTACCGCAACATGTCGCCGGGCCACGTGACGATTCTGCCGTTCACCCGACTCAAAGGTGGCCCGATGGACTTCACCCCCGGTATATTCCGCATGGACATAGGCTCATTTGTTCCCGGCAGCAAGGAGCACAAACGCGCCACTGTGGCCAATCAGCTCGCACTCTATGTCACGATGTACTCTCCCCTACAGATGGCGGCCGACCTTCCCGAGCACTATGCCGAGAAGATGGATGCTTTCCAGTTCATAAAGGATGTGCCCGTTAACTGGAGCGAAAGCCGATACCTCGATGCCGAGCCGGGCGAATTCATAATCGCCGCACGCAAGGACAAGAACAGCGCCAATTGGTTTGTAGGCGGCGTAACCAACGAGCAGCCACGTACAGTCGACCTGAAGCTCGACTTCCTCACTCCCGGAAAGCAGTACAAGGCAACAATATATGCCGACGCTCCCGATGCCGACTGCGTGACCAATCCCGAAGCCTACGTGATAACATCACGCACCGTGACATCAAGCGACATCCTGCCCATTAAAATGGCCTCGGGCGGAGGATTTGCCATCTCGCTGATAGAACAATAA
- a CDS encoding ABC transporter permease, with the protein MKRAVAEGVRQLARRPIYIIVMVLVPIGMSFFFLDLMNKGLPLQSPTAVVDLDNTPLSRRVVRNLDTSELVDIQYRPSSYGDAMKLLKEGTVYGFFMVPRNFQADAEGGRPTTITYYCNMAYFIPGTLSFKGFKTTAVSTSGAIAMTTLVSAGVDGELVNNLLQPVVTQEHPIGNPWLNYSIYLSNSFLPCLLQLIIFQITAFSILQEIKLGTSIKWVNDAGQSIVIALFGKLMPQFIIFTSVGLAMQSLIYFYWGFPLNGNVWSMIWAMVLLVIASQAFALMITSLIPNLRFALSILSLVGILSFSIAAFSFPVESMYPAVGIFSYIVPIRYYFLIYINVALNGYEVYYCRWDYIVLILFALAPMGLLWKLKKNSLNPVYVP; encoded by the coding sequence ATGAAGAGAGCGGTAGCCGAAGGAGTGCGTCAGCTTGCGCGGCGGCCCATCTACATCATAGTAATGGTGTTGGTGCCTATAGGCATGAGCTTCTTTTTCCTTGACTTGATGAACAAAGGACTTCCTTTGCAGTCGCCTACGGCGGTCGTTGACCTCGACAACACACCGTTGTCACGCCGGGTTGTGCGCAACCTCGACACTTCGGAGCTTGTCGACATACAGTACCGTCCTTCGAGCTACGGCGATGCCATGAAGCTGCTGAAAGAGGGTACGGTCTACGGATTTTTCATGGTTCCGCGCAATTTCCAGGCCGATGCCGAGGGAGGTCGCCCCACGACCATAACCTATTACTGCAACATGGCCTATTTCATTCCGGGCACACTGTCGTTCAAGGGATTCAAGACTACGGCGGTGTCGACATCGGGAGCCATAGCCATGACCACGCTCGTGAGTGCAGGTGTCGACGGCGAGCTGGTCAACAATCTGTTGCAGCCGGTGGTGACGCAGGAACACCCCATAGGCAATCCATGGCTTAACTATTCGATATATCTGAGCAACTCGTTCCTGCCGTGTCTTCTTCAGCTGATAATATTCCAGATAACGGCGTTCTCCATACTTCAGGAGATCAAGCTCGGTACATCAATAAAGTGGGTGAACGATGCAGGACAATCGATTGTCATAGCCCTCTTCGGCAAGCTGATGCCGCAGTTCATCATATTCACTTCGGTAGGTCTTGCCATGCAGTCGCTCATCTACTTCTACTGGGGATTCCCGCTGAACGGTAATGTGTGGAGCATGATATGGGCAATGGTGCTGCTGGTGATTGCATCGCAGGCGTTTGCGCTGATGATAACAAGCCTGATACCCAACCTGAGGTTCGCATTGTCGATTCTGTCGCTTGTGGGCATCCTGTCGTTCTCGATAGCTGCCTTCTCATTCCCTGTCGAGAGCATGTATCCGGCCGTGGGCATATTCTCCTACATAGTTCCTATACGTTATTACTTCCTCATATATATAAATGTGGCGCTTAACGGCTATGAGGTGTACTATTGCCGATGGGACTATATCGTGCTGATACTTTTCGCGCTTGCTCCGATGGGTCTTTTGTGGAAGCTTAAGAAGAACTCGTTGAATCCCGTATATGTTCCTTAG
- the queC gene encoding 7-cyano-7-deazaguanine synthase QueC, whose amino-acid sequence MKKDAVMVLSGGMDSVTMLHDYADDIALAVTFGYGSNHNAREAECARLHCKLTGIELIEIDLAFMGRYFESSLLSGADAIPEGYYTADNMKSTVVPFRNGIMLAVAAGLAESRGLKAVMIANHAGDHAIYPDCRAGFIDAMGKAIAEGTFDRLELRAPYTLLTKSDIARRGKELGIDYSTTYSCYKGREHHCGKCGTCVERREALADAGIVDTTVYDSELL is encoded by the coding sequence ATGAAGAAAGATGCTGTAATGGTGCTGTCGGGAGGCATGGACTCGGTGACTATGCTGCATGACTATGCCGACGACATCGCCCTTGCTGTGACATTCGGTTACGGCTCCAACCATAACGCACGCGAAGCCGAGTGTGCCCGGTTGCATTGTAAGCTGACAGGTATAGAGCTGATTGAGATTGACCTTGCTTTCATGGGGCGTTACTTTGAAAGTTCGCTGTTGAGCGGTGCCGACGCTATTCCCGAGGGGTACTATACGGCCGACAACATGAAGTCGACGGTGGTGCCGTTTCGCAACGGCATAATGCTTGCCGTGGCTGCCGGACTTGCCGAGAGCCGAGGCTTGAAAGCGGTGATGATTGCCAATCATGCCGGCGACCATGCCATATATCCCGACTGCCGAGCCGGTTTTATCGATGCCATGGGCAAGGCCATAGCCGAGGGCACATTTGACCGCCTTGAACTGAGAGCACCCTATACATTGCTCACAAAGAGCGACATTGCGCGTCGCGGAAAGGAGCTTGGCATAGACTATTCGACCACCTACTCCTGCTATAAGGGACGGGAACACCATTGTGGAAAGTGCGGTACATGCGTCGAGCGTCGTGAAGCTCTTGCCGATGCCGGCATTGTCGACACCACCGTCTACGACAGCGAGCTGCTGTAA
- a CDS encoding HlyD family secretion protein gives MANVEQQPTTQLQTKKEGALVGTLIIVVVAVALLALIGFLFLKPKSEIIEGQAEATSVRISGKLPGRVLEFYVQEGQDVKAGDTLVHIHSSLAEAKLYQAEALKDAASAQNRKIDAGTRSQIIQSAYDLWQQAIAARNITEKTYNRMESLFKQDVVSAQKRDEAEAAYKAAVAGENAARSQYQMAKEGAQREDKESASAMVDVAKGGIMEVEALLQDQYLTAPTNGQIDIIYPHEGELVALGAPVMNLLKLSDKWVTFNVREEMLKNLPIGKEIDIMIPALDHKKTKAKVYYVRDMGTYAVWRSTKATGDWDSRTFQIKARPVEDIPELRPGMSIIYLQPEK, from the coding sequence ATGGCAAACGTAGAACAACAACCAACCACTCAATTGCAGACGAAGAAAGAGGGCGCTCTTGTGGGTACGCTTATAATCGTTGTCGTCGCAGTTGCATTATTGGCTCTCATAGGATTCCTATTCCTGAAGCCCAAATCGGAAATAATCGAAGGTCAGGCCGAGGCTACTTCGGTGCGTATATCGGGCAAGCTCCCGGGGCGTGTCCTTGAATTCTATGTGCAGGAGGGACAGGATGTAAAGGCCGGTGACACTCTCGTGCACATCCACTCGTCGCTCGCCGAAGCCAAGCTCTATCAGGCCGAGGCATTGAAGGATGCCGCATCGGCTCAGAACCGCAAGATCGACGCCGGTACACGCTCGCAGATAATCCAGAGCGCCTACGACCTGTGGCAGCAGGCGATAGCCGCACGCAATATCACCGAGAAGACCTACAACCGCATGGAGTCGCTCTTTAAGCAGGATGTGGTGTCGGCCCAGAAACGCGATGAGGCCGAAGCCGCCTATAAGGCCGCCGTTGCAGGTGAAAACGCCGCCCGGAGCCAGTATCAGATGGCCAAGGAGGGTGCCCAGCGCGAGGACAAGGAGAGCGCATCGGCCATGGTCGATGTTGCCAAGGGCGGAATAATGGAGGTTGAGGCGCTGCTTCAGGACCAGTATCTGACCGCTCCCACCAACGGACAGATAGATATAATCTATCCCCACGAAGGTGAGCTTGTGGCACTCGGCGCTCCGGTGATGAACCTGTTGAAGTTGTCGGACAAGTGGGTTACGTTCAATGTGCGTGAGGAGATGCTCAAGAATCTTCCCATAGGCAAGGAGATCGACATCATGATACCCGCGCTCGACCACAAGAAGACAAAGGCCAAGGTTTACTACGTGCGTGACATGGGTACCTATGCCGTGTGGCGTTCGACCAAAGCCACAGGCGACTGGGACAGCCGTACATTCCAGATCAAGGCCCGTCCGGTCGAGGATATTCCCGAACTTCGTCCCGGAATGTCGATAATATATCTGCAGCCCGAGAAGTAG
- a CDS encoding TolC family protein, with protein MRLSIFRYILCSTIIALPALSASAQEPPSSSSVVTLDSCRAMAVANNKQMRIQAERIKAAGYQKKEAFAAYLPSIDFAGGYTYNQKDISIFDSDQFLPVKNFDMTTQQYEYSLVTNPETGMPIKGPDGQYVPSSVAYLPKEAMTYDIHNVFFGAVTLTQPVYMGGKIVAMNKITKYAEELARSLHDGGAEDIIYAVDAAYWQVVSLKSKYELATSYVALLDTLHRNVKAMVDAGVATKSDLLTVDVKLNAANVDLVKVDNGLVLSRMALAQLCGLPVNTVMTLEDENEERPDVEPIATMYDMSEVYARRQDLHALELGVKIKEQQSKVALSSMLPNVALIGAYSFSNPNMYDGFKKNFNGAFSIGAVVTIPIWHWGGNYNKYRAAKSEVNVMKLQLEDAKEMIELQVNQAAFKAREAMKTYTMTSSNLEKANENLRQAELGFKEGMLTVDNVMEAQTAWLKANSENVDAEIDVNLCRVYLSKVLGTMDYQQYYDTEK; from the coding sequence ATGCGACTATCTATTTTTAGATACATTCTATGCTCCACAATCATTGCACTTCCCGCGCTATCGGCAAGTGCTCAGGAGCCGCCGTCAAGTTCATCGGTGGTGACGCTTGACTCATGTCGTGCAATGGCGGTGGCCAACAACAAGCAGATGCGCATTCAGGCCGAGCGCATCAAGGCCGCCGGGTATCAGAAGAAAGAGGCTTTTGCCGCTTATCTTCCATCGATAGACTTTGCCGGGGGATATACCTATAACCAGAAGGACATATCGATTTTTGATTCCGACCAGTTTCTCCCCGTAAAGAATTTCGACATGACCACCCAGCAGTATGAGTACAGTCTTGTGACCAATCCTGAAACGGGAATGCCCATAAAGGGCCCCGACGGACAGTATGTGCCTTCATCGGTGGCTTATCTTCCCAAGGAGGCCATGACTTACGACATACACAATGTGTTTTTCGGAGCCGTGACATTGACGCAGCCTGTGTATATGGGCGGCAAAATAGTGGCCATGAACAAGATTACGAAGTATGCCGAGGAACTTGCCCGCTCGCTTCATGACGGCGGAGCCGAGGACATCATATATGCCGTCGACGCTGCATACTGGCAGGTGGTGTCGCTGAAGTCGAAATATGAACTGGCCACAAGCTATGTAGCGTTGCTTGACACGCTTCACCGCAATGTCAAGGCGATGGTGGATGCCGGTGTGGCCACCAAGAGCGACTTGCTGACGGTTGATGTGAAGCTCAATGCCGCCAATGTCGACCTTGTGAAGGTTGATAACGGCCTCGTGTTGTCGCGCATGGCACTCGCCCAGTTGTGCGGACTTCCCGTAAACACCGTGATGACCCTTGAGGATGAGAACGAGGAGCGTCCCGATGTGGAGCCCATCGCCACGATGTATGACATGAGCGAGGTGTATGCCCGCCGTCAGGATCTTCACGCACTGGAGCTCGGAGTCAAGATAAAGGAGCAGCAAAGCAAGGTGGCGTTGTCGTCGATGCTTCCCAATGTTGCCTTGATCGGAGCCTATTCATTCTCCAACCCCAATATGTACGACGGCTTCAAGAAGAATTTCAACGGAGCATTCTCCATAGGAGCCGTGGTGACGATACCTATATGGCACTGGGGAGGAAATTATAATAAGTACCGGGCTGCCAAGAGCGAGGTCAATGTGATGAAGCTTCAGCTCGAGGACGCCAAGGAGATGATTGAGCTTCAGGTTAATCAGGCCGCTTTCAAGGCGCGTGAGGCCATGAAGACCTACACCATGACGAGCTCCAATCTTGAAAAAGCCAATGAGAATCTTCGTCAGGCCGAGCTTGGCTTTAAGGAGGGAATGCTCACCGTGGACAATGTGATGGAGGCCCAGACAGCATGGCTGAAGGCCAACTCCGAGAACGTGGACGCTGAAATAGATGTGAACTTGTGCAGAGTATATCTGTCGAAGGTGCTCGGAACAATGGATTATCAACAATATTACGATACAGAAAAATAG